A single genomic interval of Eurosta solidaginis isolate ZX-2024a chromosome 3, ASM4086904v1, whole genome shotgun sequence harbors:
- the Jhbp10 gene encoding protein takeout: MFKYCFLLLVLSGQTCFGKLPSTITPCRRNDPQLEKCIIDAVYKLKPKLATGDLGEGYQTPALEPLYLDNIEIGNSRQFQAVFSEIMAYGGSNFRIDKLSANASDISYDVSLTLPKIEFTGKYMMRLNILLLDIQGKGTMEGNFENAKANVKMRGTRYLRDGVEYVKFTKMPIRINARQFKLRLNNLFNGDKVLGEVGNRIINENQELYLKEIIPGLERELSQKFLMIANEILETTTFDEMFPTD, from the exons CTTCCACAATTACACCATGTCGTCGCAATGATCCACAACTTGAGAAATGCATCATTGATGCCGTGTACAAATTAAAGCCAAAACTAGCTACTGGAGACCTGGGCGAAGGCTACCAAACGCCCGCCTTGGAGCCACTCTATTTGGATAACATTGAAATTGGCAATAGTAGACAGTTTCAAGCTGTATTCTCCGAGATAATGGCCTACGGAGGTAGCAACTTTCGCATCGATAAACTGAG TGCCAATGCCAGTGACATTTCATATGACGTTTCGCTGACTTTGCCAAAAATCGAGTTCACCGGCAAATATATGATGCGTCTTAACATATTGTTGTTGGACATTCAGGGCAAGGGCACTATGGAGGGCAATTTCG AGAATGCGAAAGCTAATGTGAAGATGCGTGGCACGAGATATCTCAGAGACGGTGTTGAATATGTGAAATTCACCAAAATGCCCATTCGTATTAATGCACGTCAATTCAAATTACgtctaaataatttatttaatggcGATAAAGTACTTGGCGAAGTTGGCAATCGAATTATAAATGAAAATCAAGAACTCTATTTGAAGGAAATAATTCCCGGATTGGAGCGCGAATTATCACAGAAATTTTTGATGATAGCAAATGAAATTTTAGAAACAACaacatttgatgaaatgtttCCAACGGATTGA